A section of the Leminorella richardii genome encodes:
- the ftsI gene encoding peptidoglycan glycosyltransferase FtsI, translated as MKAARTNKIKVKRPENEAGFVSWRFGLLCLFIVLAMAGLMARAAWLQVIEPDKLVKEGDMRSLRVQEVPTARGMIADRLGRPLAVSVPVNAIWADPKELNERGGISSDMRWKALADVAGMPLEKLAERINANPKGRFVYVTRQVSSETADYVRKLKLPGIYLKRESRRFYPAGSVTAHVVGFTNIDDQGIEGIEKSFEDKLVGKSGERTVRKDRYGRVIEDISSVDSQAAHNLTLSIDERLQALVYRELSNAVTANKAESGSAVLVDVNTGEILAMVNSPSYNPNNRVGTPADFFRNRAISDIFEPGSTVKPLVVLTALDRGIIKENSVLNTRPYRVNGHEIKDVALYPELTVTGILQKSSNVGVSHLALDMPPDALVDTYTRFGLVQPTNLGVGESSGLFIRKKRWSDIERATFSFGYGLMVTPLQLARAYATLGSGGIYRPLSITKIDPPVQGTRVFPENTVRTVVHMMESVALPGGGGTKAAVKGYRIAIKTGTAKKVGPNGGYVNKYIAYTAGVAPASNPRYALVVVINDPSAGQYYGGAVSAPVFGAIMGGVLRTMNVKPDALTEEEKSQLVINQKGATGGES; from the coding sequence ATGAAAGCAGCGCGAACCAATAAAATTAAGGTCAAACGACCCGAGAATGAAGCCGGCTTTGTAAGCTGGCGTTTTGGTTTGCTGTGTCTGTTTATCGTACTGGCGATGGCGGGTTTAATGGCTCGCGCTGCCTGGCTTCAGGTTATTGAGCCGGACAAGCTGGTAAAAGAGGGCGATATGCGCTCTTTGCGCGTGCAGGAAGTGCCTACCGCGCGCGGTATGATTGCCGATCGCCTTGGGCGCCCTCTGGCCGTCAGCGTGCCGGTTAATGCCATTTGGGCCGACCCTAAAGAACTTAACGAGCGCGGAGGTATTTCCTCTGATATGCGCTGGAAGGCGCTGGCTGACGTAGCCGGTATGCCGTTAGAAAAACTCGCTGAACGCATCAACGCCAATCCTAAAGGGCGTTTTGTTTATGTTACTCGTCAAGTCAGCTCTGAAACGGCAGACTACGTCCGCAAGCTCAAGCTGCCGGGCATTTACCTTAAGCGCGAGTCCCGCCGCTTTTATCCCGCTGGTTCTGTAACCGCCCACGTGGTTGGCTTTACCAACATTGACGACCAGGGCATTGAAGGCATCGAAAAAAGCTTTGAAGACAAGCTGGTCGGAAAGTCCGGCGAGCGCACGGTGCGTAAAGACCGCTACGGCCGCGTCATTGAGGACATCTCTTCTGTCGACAGTCAGGCAGCCCACAACCTGACGCTAAGCATTGACGAGCGCCTACAGGCGCTGGTTTACCGCGAGTTGAGTAACGCCGTAACGGCTAACAAGGCGGAGTCAGGCAGTGCGGTGCTGGTGGATGTGAACACGGGTGAAATTTTGGCGATGGTCAACAGCCCCTCCTATAACCCGAATAACCGGGTGGGCACTCCCGCCGACTTTTTCCGCAACCGCGCCATTAGCGATATCTTTGAACCGGGCTCTACCGTCAAGCCGCTAGTGGTGCTGACGGCGCTTGACCGGGGCATCATTAAAGAAAATAGCGTTTTGAATACGCGTCCTTACCGGGTAAACGGCCATGAAATTAAAGACGTGGCGCTTTATCCGGAGCTGACCGTGACGGGTATTCTGCAAAAATCCAGTAACGTCGGGGTTTCTCACCTGGCGCTGGATATGCCGCCTGACGCACTGGTAGATACCTACACGCGCTTTGGGTTGGTTCAGCCTACCAATTTGGGGGTTGGAGAAAGCAGTGGCTTATTTATAAGAAAAAAACGGTGGTCTGACATAGAGAGGGCCACCTTCTCATTTGGCTATGGGCTAATGGTAACGCCGTTACAGTTAGCGCGTGCCTACGCAACGCTCGGCAGCGGCGGAATTTATCGTCCACTGTCGATCACCAAAATCGATCCGCCGGTACAGGGAACGCGCGTTTTCCCGGAAAATACAGTGCGTACTGTGGTGCATATGATGGAATCCGTAGCCCTGCCGGGTGGCGGTGGTACCAAGGCGGCAGTGAAAGGCTATCGTATTGCTATTAAAACAGGTACAGCCAAAAAGGTTGGGCCTAACGGTGGCTACGTCAATAAATACATTGCCTATACCGCAGGCGTAGCGCCAGCGAGCAATCCTCGCTACGCGCTGGTCGTCGTTATTAACGATCCTTCTGCCGGGCAGTACTACGGCGGCGCGGTTTCCGCTCCGGTGTTTGGCGCCATTATGGGCGGCGTGCTGAGAACGATGAACGTTAAGCCAGACGCCCTGACGGAAGAAGAGAAGAGCCAACTCGTAATCAATCAGAAAGGAGCTACCGGTGGAGAGTCTTAG
- the ftsL gene encoding cell division protein FtsL produces the protein MIPNERHSLAAIIKDDLLLHAKLPMLLTVLVLVSAVAVVLSSHRTRLLTAEREQLILEREALEIEWRNLILEENALADHSRIERLASEKLYMQHVTPDQEQIVIQK, from the coding sequence GTGATCCCGAATGAGCGCCACAGCCTCGCGGCGATCATCAAAGACGACCTGCTGCTGCACGCTAAACTGCCAATGCTGTTGACCGTACTGGTACTGGTTTCTGCCGTAGCGGTGGTGCTGTCGAGCCACCGGACGCGCCTGCTGACCGCCGAACGGGAACAGCTGATCCTAGAGCGCGAAGCGTTGGAAATTGAGTGGCGTAACCTGATTCTGGAAGAGAACGCCCTAGCCGACCACAGCCGCATCGAGCGGTTGGCGAGCGAGAAGCTATATATGCAGCACGTCACACCGGATCAAGAACAGATAGTTATTCAGAAATAG
- the mraZ gene encoding division/cell wall cluster transcriptional repressor MraZ yields the protein MFRGATTVNLDSKGRLAVPTRYRDSLQDECGGQLVCTIDLHQPCLLLYPLFEWEKIEEKLAKLSSMNPVERRVQRLLLGHASECQMDNAGRLLIAPTLRSHASLTKEVMLVGQFNKFELWNEEAWYQQVKEDIEAAQLAEHPLSERLQDLSL from the coding sequence ATGTTTCGTGGAGCAACAACGGTAAATCTCGACAGTAAAGGCCGGCTAGCCGTGCCGACGCGCTATCGAGATTCCTTACAGGATGAATGTGGAGGGCAATTGGTATGCACCATTGACCTCCACCAGCCGTGTCTGTTGCTTTACCCCCTGTTCGAATGGGAAAAAATAGAAGAAAAGCTGGCGAAGCTGTCCAGCATGAATCCAGTAGAGCGTCGCGTTCAGCGCCTGCTGCTGGGGCACGCAAGCGAGTGCCAAATGGATAATGCAGGTCGTCTACTGATCGCCCCTACGCTTCGCAGTCACGCCTCTCTAACGAAGGAAGTGATGCTCGTTGGTCAGTTCAATAAGTTTGAACTGTGGAACGAAGAGGCATGGTATCAACAGGTTAAGGAAGACATTGAGGCGGCACAGCTCGCTGAACACCCTCTTTCTGAACGGTTACAGGATTTGTCACTATAG
- the cra gene encoding catabolite repressor/activator gives MKLDEIARLAGVSRTTASYVINGKAKQYRVSDKTVEKVMAVVREHNYQPNAVAAGLRAGRTRSIGLVIPDLENTSYTRIANYLERQARQRGYQLLIACSEDQPDNEMRCVEHLLQRKVDALIVSTALPPEHPFYQRWVNSNFPIIALDRALDREHFISVVGADYEDAEMLAGELRQFKADSVVYLGALPELSVSQLREQGFRQAWKEDKRPVNYLYANSYERESAAEAFGHWLQSNPLPQAIYTTSFSLLQGVMDVILQKQGHLPTDLAIATFGDNELLDFLECPVLSVAQRHREVAERVLELVLASIDEPQRPKPGLTRIRRNLCRRGCLSRA, from the coding sequence GTGAAACTGGATGAAATTGCGCGTCTTGCGGGCGTATCGCGCACCACGGCCAGCTACGTCATAAACGGTAAGGCGAAGCAGTATCGGGTGAGCGATAAAACGGTCGAGAAGGTCATGGCGGTAGTCCGGGAACATAATTATCAACCCAACGCCGTTGCGGCGGGTCTGAGAGCCGGTCGTACCCGCTCTATCGGGCTGGTTATCCCTGACTTGGAAAACACCAGCTATACCCGAATTGCTAACTATCTTGAGCGTCAGGCACGCCAGCGCGGCTATCAGCTGCTGATCGCCTGTTCAGAAGACCAGCCGGACAACGAAATGCGCTGCGTAGAGCATCTGCTCCAGCGCAAAGTGGACGCACTGATTGTCTCCACTGCGCTGCCTCCTGAGCATCCGTTCTATCAGCGCTGGGTTAACAGCAATTTCCCTATCATTGCTCTTGACCGCGCGCTGGATCGCGAGCACTTCATCAGCGTCGTCGGTGCTGACTACGAAGACGCCGAAATGCTGGCAGGGGAGTTGCGTCAGTTTAAGGCCGACTCGGTAGTGTATCTTGGCGCGCTGCCGGAGCTGTCTGTCAGCCAACTGCGTGAGCAGGGTTTCCGTCAGGCGTGGAAAGAAGACAAGCGCCCGGTTAACTATCTGTACGCTAACAGCTATGAGCGCGAGTCCGCCGCTGAGGCGTTTGGGCACTGGCTACAGTCCAATCCCCTTCCGCAGGCGATTTACACCACCTCTTTCTCCCTGCTTCAGGGCGTGATGGACGTGATTCTGCAAAAGCAGGGGCATTTGCCAACCGATTTGGCGATTGCTACGTTCGGCGATAACGAGCTGCTGGATTTTCTTGAGTGTCCGGTTCTGTCCGTCGCTCAGCGTCACCGGGAAGTCGCAGAGCGAGTGCTGGAACTGGTTCTGGCCAGCATTGATGAACCTCAGCGGCCGAAGCCGGGGCTAACGCGAATTCGCCGTAACCTTTGTCGCCGTGGTTGCCTAAGCCGCGCCTGA
- the ilvN gene encoding acetolactate synthase small subunit: MRRILSVLLENESGALSRVIGLFSQRGYNIESLTVAPTDDPTLSRMTIQTKGDAKVLEQIEKQLHKLVDVLRVTELIDSECVEREIMLVKIRASGEGREEVKRCADIFRGQIVDVTSSLYTVQLVGNSGKLDAFLAAMRDAGELVEVARSGLVGVGRGERIMR; the protein is encoded by the coding sequence ATGCGCCGTATTCTATCAGTCCTGTTGGAAAACGAGTCCGGTGCGCTGTCTCGCGTGATTGGCCTGTTTTCTCAGCGTGGTTACAACATTGAAAGCCTGACAGTAGCGCCGACCGACGATCCGACACTGTCCCGTATGACCATTCAGACCAAGGGCGATGCCAAGGTGCTTGAGCAGATTGAAAAACAGCTGCACAAGCTGGTAGACGTACTGCGGGTGACTGAGCTTATCGACAGCGAGTGCGTTGAGCGCGAGATTATGCTGGTGAAAATCAGAGCGTCAGGAGAGGGGCGAGAAGAGGTTAAGCGCTGTGCTGATATCTTCCGTGGGCAGATCGTTGACGTCACCTCATCGCTTTATACTGTCCAACTGGTGGGCAACAGCGGCAAGCTGGACGCGTTTCTCGCCGCCATGCGCGACGCGGGTGAGCTGGTGGAGGTTGCGCGCTCAGGGCTCGTTGGCGTAGGGCGCGGTGAGAGGATTATGCGCTGA
- the ilvI gene encoding acetolactate synthase 3 large subunit, which produces METLSGAEIVVRSLIDQGVKHVFGYPGGAVLDIYDALHTVGGIDHVLVRHEQAAVHMADGFARATGEVGVVLVTSGPGATNAITGIATAYMDSVPLVVLSGQVATSLIGNDAFQECDMVGISRPVVKHSFLVKHVEDIPSVLKKAFYVASTGRPGPVVVDLPKDILNPAIKIPYSYPEQVSMRSYNPTTHGHRGQIKRALQVLLAAKKPVVYVGGGAIASGCDAELKELAEMLNLPVTSSLMGLGAFPSTDKRFIGMLGMHGTYEANLTMHNSDTIFAVGVRFDDRTTNNLAKYCPDATVLHIDIDPTSISKTVNADVPIVGDAKQVLSEMLALLKQRDPAKSFADLSGWWRNIDEWRTKDSLAYDKSGDRIKPQAVIETLYRLTEGKAYVASDVGQHQMFAALYYPFDKPRHWINSGGLGTMGFGLPAALGVKLALPKETVVCVTGDGSIQMNIQELSTALQYDLPVVVLNLNNKFLGMVKQWQDLIYAGRHSHSYMDSLPDFVKLAEAYGHVGISISRPDELESKLAEALAVKNRLVFVDVAVDEREHVYPMQIRGGAMDEMWLSRTERS; this is translated from the coding sequence ATGGAGACGTTATCAGGCGCCGAGATCGTCGTTCGGTCGCTTATCGATCAGGGCGTGAAGCACGTATTTGGCTATCCGGGTGGAGCAGTGCTCGATATTTACGACGCGCTGCATACGGTAGGGGGCATTGACCATGTGCTGGTGCGTCACGAGCAGGCAGCGGTTCACATGGCGGACGGCTTTGCCCGCGCGACCGGTGAAGTTGGTGTAGTGCTGGTGACGTCCGGACCGGGAGCGACGAACGCTATTACCGGTATTGCTACTGCCTATATGGACTCTGTGCCTCTGGTGGTGCTGTCGGGGCAGGTGGCTACCTCGCTGATTGGTAACGACGCCTTTCAGGAATGCGACATGGTGGGCATCTCCCGCCCGGTGGTTAAGCACAGCTTTTTGGTGAAGCATGTCGAAGATATTCCTAGCGTGCTGAAAAAAGCCTTTTACGTTGCCAGCACGGGTAGACCTGGCCCAGTCGTTGTTGACCTGCCGAAAGACATCCTTAATCCAGCAATCAAGATCCCATACTCCTATCCGGAGCAGGTATCTATGCGTTCGTATAACCCAACGACTCACGGTCACCGTGGGCAAATCAAACGGGCGTTGCAGGTGCTACTGGCGGCGAAAAAGCCGGTGGTTTATGTCGGCGGCGGTGCGATTGCCTCCGGCTGTGATGCTGAGCTGAAAGAGCTGGCAGAGATGCTGAATCTGCCCGTCACTAGCTCACTGATGGGGCTTGGCGCGTTTCCGTCAACGGATAAACGCTTTATCGGCATGTTGGGTATGCACGGCACCTACGAAGCCAACTTGACCATGCACAACTCCGATACGATTTTTGCCGTCGGCGTGCGCTTTGACGATCGCACAACTAACAATCTGGCGAAGTACTGCCCGGATGCGACAGTGCTGCATATCGATATCGACCCAACTTCTATATCTAAAACAGTTAACGCTGACGTGCCCATTGTCGGGGATGCCAAGCAGGTGCTCAGTGAAATGCTGGCGCTTTTAAAACAGCGCGATCCGGCTAAAAGCTTTGCTGACCTCAGCGGCTGGTGGCGAAATATCGACGAATGGCGAACCAAAGACTCTCTGGCCTACGACAAAAGCGGCGATCGCATTAAACCGCAGGCAGTGATTGAAACGCTGTATCGTCTTACGGAAGGCAAGGCCTATGTGGCTTCTGACGTGGGGCAGCACCAGATGTTTGCCGCTCTCTATTATCCGTTCGATAAGCCCAGACACTGGATTAACTCTGGCGGCCTCGGCACCATGGGCTTTGGCCTGCCCGCTGCACTGGGCGTGAAGCTGGCGTTGCCGAAGGAAACGGTAGTGTGTGTGACCGGTGACGGCAGCATTCAGATGAACATTCAGGAGCTGTCCACGGCATTGCAGTACGATTTGCCGGTGGTGGTACTTAATTTGAACAACAAGTTCCTGGGCATGGTGAAACAGTGGCAGGATCTGATTTACGCTGGCCGTCATTCTCACTCCTATATGGATTCACTGCCGGACTTCGTCAAACTGGCGGAAGCCTACGGTCACGTCGGTATCTCTATTTCTCGACCGGATGAGCTGGAAAGCAAACTGGCTGAGGCGCTGGCGGTGAAAAATCGCCTAGTGTTTGTTGACGTTGCCGTTGATGAAAGAGAACACGTCTACCCGATGCAGATCCGCGGTGGGGCGATGGACGAAATGTGGTTAAGCAGAACGGAGAGGAGCTAG
- a CDS encoding cytochrome b/b6 domain-containing protein, translating into MAERKSPSALGHNPLGAIAIWLFWLLLPVVAFTGWAQDTSLIDRWPVEEWHLWLVNAVTALVCLHVLAVVGVSLWLRKNLIAAMLPGRR; encoded by the coding sequence ATGGCTGAACGAAAGTCGCCGAGTGCGCTGGGCCATAACCCGCTGGGCGCTATTGCTATTTGGCTGTTTTGGCTGCTGCTCCCGGTCGTCGCTTTTACCGGCTGGGCGCAGGACACTTCGCTTATCGATCGGTGGCCGGTGGAAGAGTGGCATCTCTGGTTAGTCAACGCAGTGACGGCGCTGGTTTGCCTTCATGTTTTAGCCGTTGTTGGCGTATCGCTTTGGCTGCGTAAAAACCTGATTGCTGCCATGCTGCCGGGAAGGCGATAA
- a CDS encoding cytochrome b/b6 domain-containing protein translates to MMAERWDRVVRLTHWCVALGFLSNRLYLTEPGSVWHQSIGLVIVALIAVRLIWGGDRGSRPGSPVCHYSH, encoded by the coding sequence ATGATGGCTGAGCGTTGGGATCGCGTCGTTCGGTTGACCCACTGGTGCGTGGCGCTGGGCTTTTTGTCAAATCGACTGTATTTGACGGAGCCCGGAAGCGTCTGGCATCAGAGCATTGGCCTGGTGATTGTCGCGCTGATTGCAGTACGCCTGATTTGGGGGGGCGACCGGGGCTCGAGGCCCGGCTCGCCTGTCTGCCATTATTCCCACTAA
- the cybC gene encoding cytochrome b562 codes for MNKWLIGLMAAGALTFGAAVNASDVEAPMKSLAKNYRAVLNADSAEAFKEGLAAMKQAAQEAKQGTPTKLEGKASDSAEVTDYHHGIDVLIGEIDGAQALVDEGKLDEAKKAAEQFKVTRDEYHKKYK; via the coding sequence ATGAACAAGTGGTTAATTGGTCTGATGGCCGCAGGCGCGCTGACCTTTGGTGCGGCCGTTAACGCCAGCGACGTCGAGGCGCCGATGAAGAGCCTCGCTAAGAACTATCGCGCCGTGTTGAATGCCGATTCTGCGGAGGCCTTCAAAGAGGGACTGGCAGCCATGAAGCAGGCCGCACAGGAAGCCAAACAGGGCACACCGACCAAGCTGGAAGGCAAAGCCTCTGATAGCGCGGAAGTCACCGACTACCATCACGGCATAGACGTTCTGATTGGCGAAATCGACGGTGCACAGGCTCTGGTCGATGAAGGCAAACTCGACGAAGCTAAAAAGGCCGCCGAGCAGTTTAAGGTTACTCGCGACGAGTATCACAAGAAGTATAAATGA
- the leuA gene encoding 2-isopropylmalate synthase codes for MSQQVIIFDTTLRDGEQALQASLNVKEKMQIALALERMGVDVMEVGFPVSSPGDFESVQAIARQIKNSRVCALARCVDKDIDVAAEALRVAEAFRIHVFLATSTLHVESKLKRSFEDVMEMAVRSVKRARNYSDDVEFSCEDAGRTPIDNLCRIVEAAIGAGATTINIPDTVGYTVPRQFGGIIESLYQRVPNIDKAIISVHCHDDLGMSVANSITAVQAGARQIEGAMNGIGERAGNCALEEVIMAIKVRQDILGVHTNINHQEIYRTSQLVSQLCNMPVPGNKAVVGSNAYAHSSGIHQDGVLKNRQTYEIMTPESIGYSQVQLNLTSRSGRAAVKHRMESMGYSENDYSLDELYANFLKLADKKGQVFDYDLEALVFISKQQEEQDRFSLDYFSVQSGTNLMATATVRLICDGEVKSEAATGNGPVDAVYQAINRIAEYPISIVKYQLTAKGQGKDALGQVDIVAEYEGRRFHGMGLATDIVESSALALVHVLNHVWRAQQVEAQKQKLAHV; via the coding sequence ATGAGCCAACAAGTCATTATCTTCGATACCACCCTGCGCGACGGCGAGCAGGCGCTGCAGGCCAGTCTGAATGTAAAAGAAAAAATGCAGATAGCTCTGGCGCTAGAGCGCATGGGCGTTGACGTTATGGAAGTGGGCTTTCCGGTATCCTCCCCCGGTGACTTTGAATCCGTACAGGCTATCGCTCGCCAGATTAAGAACAGTCGCGTCTGCGCTCTGGCCCGCTGTGTGGATAAAGATATTGACGTCGCCGCCGAAGCGCTGCGCGTCGCTGAAGCCTTCCGCATTCACGTATTTTTGGCGACCTCTACGCTGCACGTTGAATCCAAGCTGAAGCGCTCGTTTGAAGACGTTATGGAAATGGCTGTTCGCTCAGTCAAGCGCGCTCGTAACTACAGTGACGATGTCGAATTCTCCTGTGAAGACGCAGGGCGTACGCCAATAGACAACCTGTGCCGCATCGTCGAAGCCGCCATCGGCGCCGGTGCTACCACCATTAACATTCCCGATACGGTCGGCTACACCGTTCCCCGCCAGTTCGGCGGCATCATCGAAAGCCTGTACCAGCGCGTTCCTAACATCGATAAAGCTATCATCTCCGTCCACTGCCACGACGATCTGGGCATGTCCGTCGCCAACTCCATCACTGCCGTGCAGGCAGGCGCCCGTCAAATTGAAGGAGCGATGAACGGCATCGGGGAGCGCGCCGGGAACTGTGCGCTGGAAGAAGTCATCATGGCCATCAAAGTACGTCAGGACATTCTGGGTGTGCACACCAATATCAACCATCAGGAAATCTACCGCACCAGTCAGTTAGTCAGCCAGCTGTGTAATATGCCTGTACCCGGCAACAAAGCGGTCGTAGGTTCAAACGCTTACGCGCACTCTTCCGGTATCCATCAGGACGGCGTGCTGAAAAATCGCCAAACCTACGAAATCATGACGCCGGAATCCATTGGCTATAGCCAAGTACAGCTGAACTTGACCTCTCGCTCTGGCCGCGCCGCCGTGAAGCACCGCATGGAATCGATGGGCTATAGCGAAAACGACTACTCACTGGACGAACTGTATGCCAACTTCCTGAAGCTGGCTGACAAAAAAGGCCAAGTGTTCGACTACGACTTGGAAGCGCTGGTCTTTATCAGCAAGCAGCAGGAAGAACAGGATCGCTTCTCGCTGGACTACTTCAGCGTGCAGTCAGGCACCAACCTGATGGCGACCGCTACTGTGCGCCTGATCTGCGACGGTGAAGTGAAGTCAGAAGCCGCTACCGGCAACGGCCCTGTAGACGCAGTTTATCAGGCTATCAACCGTATCGCTGAGTACCCAATTTCTATCGTCAAATACCAGTTGACCGCCAAAGGCCAGGGTAAAGACGCGCTGGGTCAGGTAGACATCGTGGCGGAATATGAAGGGCGACGCTTCCACGGTATGGGTCTGGCAACCGACATCGTCGAGTCATCTGCGCTGGCGCTGGTGCACGTGCTGAACCACGTATGGCGCGCCCAGCAGGTGGAAGCGCAAAAGCAGAAGCTGGCGCACGTTTAA